A region of Lycium barbarum isolate Lr01 chromosome 3, ASM1917538v2, whole genome shotgun sequence DNA encodes the following proteins:
- the LOC132630594 gene encoding 18.2 kDa class I heat shock protein-like: MSLIPSFFGGRRSNVFDPFSLDVWDPFEGFPTSNTIANFPSFARETSALANARIDWKETPQAHIFKVDVPGIKKEEVKVEVEEGRILQISGERSREQEEKNDQWHRMERSSGKFLRRFRLPENVKMGEIKAAMENGVLTVTVPKEEEKKPGVKAINISG, encoded by the coding sequence ATGTCTTTAATTCCAAGCTTTTTTGGTGGTCGTAGGAGCAACGTCTTTGACCCATTTTCTCTCGACGTATGGGATCCCTTTGAGGGCTTCCCAACTTCAAACACCATCGCAAATTTCCCATCATTTGCTCGTGAAACTTCTGCTCTTGCAAATGCAAGAATCGATTGGAAAGAAACCCCACAAGCCCACATTTTCAAAGTGGACGTTCCAGGGATAAAGAAAGaggaagtgaaagttgaagtaGAAGAAGGAAGAATATTACAGATAAGTGGTGAGAGAAGCAGAGAGCAAGAAGAGAAGAACGATCAATGGCACCGTATGGAGAGGAGTAGTGGCAAGTTTTTAAGAAGATTCAGGTTGCCTGAGAATGTTAAAATGGGAGAAATTAAGGCAGCAATGGAGAATGGAGTGCTTACTGTGACTGTTCcgaaagaagaagagaagaaacCTGGAGTGAAGGCTATTAATATCTCTGGTTAA
- the LOC132630422 gene encoding 18.1 kDa class I heat shock protein-like, translating to MKGKNPLEISIVKKVPINIGTCLINNASTKISNKVIQLGFLFTSFHLAIQKQMALIPKMLDDIFRPLSLIDSTHDETSKYANPRVDWRETQEAHVFKADLPGLKKEEVKVEVEEGRVLQISGEIRGADKEDQKKENETWRRVERPRGKFCRRFWLPENAKLDEVKACMENGVLTVTIPKQEIKKPEVKTIEISG from the exons atgaaaGGAAAG AACCCCCTCGAAATTTCAATTGTCAAGAAAGTCCCTATAAATATTGGCACATGCTTAATCAACAATGCAAGCACaaaaatttccaacaaagtgatcCAACTTGGCTTCTTATTTACTTCATTTCACTTAGCTATCCAAAAACAAATGGCACTAATTCCTAAAATGCTCGACGATATTTTCCGACCCCTTAGCCTAATTGACTCAACTCATGATGAAACCTCTAAGTATGCCAATCCACGTGTCGATTGGAGAGAAACTCAAGAAGCTCATGTGTTCAAAGCTGATCTTCCAGGATTAAAAAAAGAGgaagttaaagttgaagttgaggAAGGAAGGGTCTTGCAAATAAGTGGTGAGATTAGGGGTGCTGATAAAGAAGATCAAAAGAAGGAGAATGAGACGTGGAGACGTGTTGAGAGGCCACGTGGCAAGTTTTGCCGAAGGTTTTGGCTACCTGAAAATGCTAAGCTTGATGAGGTGAAGGCTTGTATGGAGAATGGGGTTCTTACTGTTACTATTCCTAAACAGGAGATTAAGAAACCTGAGGTcaaaaccattgagattagtggCTAA
- the LOC132630593 gene encoding 7-deoxyloganetic acid glucosyltransferase-like produces the protein MANPQPHVVMLPFPAQGHIKPMLMLAEVLCHAGFRISFVNTDHIHNIIVENIDKSPLSQFPGFRFLSIPDGLPPEHPRDSSSIKDLFTSINSTGKIMFRDLIISLLRRDDLEREEIWHAPCCIIADGIMSTLAIDVEEELEMPVITFRTYSATCTWVYFHLEKLIEQKEIPVREGDEDIDRLVTCITELEKVLRRRDLPSICRCEVDPSILKFFLEQTSKMRRASGLILNTFEDLEAPIIRQLHSIYSKVYTIGPLQALLKSQMDDSPVAGAATGSLRQEDRTCIAWLDKQPAKSVIYVSFGSVVVMSPDQILEFWHGLINSGKPFLWVIRPDLVFGNGPNGLPEEIMCPTNERGYVVSWAPQEEVLAHCAVGGFLTHSGWNSTLESITVGVPMICWPLIVDQKVNSRCVSDIWRVGIDMKDSCDRSTVERMVRVLMEDKDEEIAKSTSKFANLAQKSVREGGSSFCNINKLIEDIRSIQSKKDDCKTK, from the exons ATGGCTAATCCTCAACCTCATGTAGTCATGCTACCTTTCCCTGCACAAGGCCATATCAAACCAATGCTTATGTTAGCCGAGGTTCTTTGCCACGCTGGATTTCGAATCTCATTCGTTAACACAgaccacattcacaacatcattgtTGAAAACATTGACAAATCACCATTAAGTCAATTCCCTGGTTTTCGCTTTTTGTCCATTCCTGATGGATTACCGCCAGAGCATCCTCGCGATAGTTCATCAATCAAGGACTTATTCACTTCTATTAATTCCACGGGTAAAATCATGTTTAGAGATTTAATCATCTCGCTGTTGAGAAGAGATGATTTAGAGCGCGAGGAGATTTGGCATGCACCGTGTTGTATTATTGCTGATGGGATAATGTCTACTTTGGCCATTGATGTTGAAGAAGAGCTTGAAATGCCAGTCATTACTTTTCGCACTTACAGCGCTACCTGTACTTGGGTTTACTTTCATCTGGAGAAGCTTATCGAGCAAAAGGAGATCCCCGTGCGCGAAG GAGATGAAGACATAGATCGTCTAGTAACTTGTATCACTGAGTTGGAAAAAGTTTTGAGGCGACGAGATCTTCCAAGTATTTGCAGATGTGAAGTTGATCCTTCAATCTTGAAATTTTTCTTGGAACAAACCTCAAAAATGAGGAGGGCCTCAGGTCTAATACTCAACACTTTTGAAGACCTTGAAGCCCCTATTATAAGACAGCTTCATTCAATTTATTCCAAAGTCTACACTATTGGTCCACTACAGGCTCTCTTGAAATCTCAAATGGACGACTCACCGGTCGCTGGTGCAGCGACCGGTAGCCTGAGGCAAGAAGATAGAACTTGCATCGCGTGGTTGGACAAACAACCTGCGAAATCTGTAATATATGTTAGCTTTGGAAGTGTAGTGGTGATGTCCCCTGACCAAATCTTGGAATTTTGGCATGGTTTGATTAATAGTGGGAAACCATTTCTATGGGTCATTAGACCAGACTTGGTTTTTGGTAATGGGCCTAATGGACTTCCAGAGGAGATTATGTGTCCGACTAACGAAAGGGGTTATGTTGTGAGTTGGGCTCCACAAGAGGAAGTTTTGGCCCATTGTGCCGTGGGAGGGTTCCTGACCCACAGTGGATGGAACTCGACTTTGGAAAGTATCACTGTTGGTGTGCCCATGATATGTTGGCCCCTTATTGTGGACCAAAAAGTGAATAGTAGGTGTGTGAGTGACATATGGAGAGTTGGAATTGATATGAAGGATTCATGTGATAGATCAACGGTTGAGAGAATGGTTAGAGTTTTAATGGAAGATAAGGATGAAGAGATTGCAAAATCAACTTCCAAGTTTGCTAATTTGGCCCAAAAGAGTGTTAGGGAAGGTGGGTCGTCGTTTTGTAATATTAACAAGTTAATTGAAGACATAAGATCAATCCAGTCCAAGAAAGATGACTGCAAAACCAAGTAA